In Salinisphaera sp. LB1, one genomic interval encodes:
- a CDS encoding glycine betaine ABC transporter substrate-binding protein, with translation MNGLLSRFLSIVVLGAVALSAGCSGHQRRAGAHDPIVIGWTAWDDAEFVTRLAKAVIEDHTHHPVQLKLAGIGQQYRGVASGRLDAMLMAWLPDTHARYWQRYRRRLVDLGPLYQGGQLGWVVPDYVPRDRLNSIADLAQPDIAARLHHRIQGIDPGAGLMQLSEKALQRYGLNTQYRLVAADARVMSRVLARAEAAHKWVVVTGWTPHWIFGEWRLRFLQDPKDVLGSRQHVDALVRDGFRDDYPQVAAILSRMHLGLPELQDAMLDAHNNGYATAVQDFLARHAAQVAQWTAPGKRH, from the coding sequence ATGAATGGTCTGTTATCGCGTTTCCTGTCGATTGTCGTGTTGGGCGCTGTCGCGCTTTCCGCGGGCTGCAGCGGTCACCAGCGGCGGGCCGGCGCCCACGATCCGATCGTGATCGGCTGGACGGCCTGGGACGATGCCGAGTTCGTGACGCGCCTGGCCAAGGCGGTGATCGAAGACCACACGCATCACCCGGTGCAGCTCAAGCTGGCCGGCATAGGTCAACAGTATCGTGGCGTGGCCAGCGGTCGTCTCGACGCCATGCTGATGGCCTGGTTGCCCGATACCCATGCGCGCTACTGGCAACGCTACCGGCGCCGGTTGGTCGATCTCGGGCCTTTGTACCAGGGCGGGCAACTCGGTTGGGTGGTGCCGGATTATGTGCCCCGCGATCGGCTGAACAGTATCGCCGATCTCGCGCAGCCCGACATTGCAGCGCGGTTGCACCATCGTATTCAGGGCATCGACCCCGGCGCCGGGTTGATGCAGCTGTCGGAAAAAGCGCTCCAACGCTACGGCCTGAACACGCAGTATCGACTTGTGGCCGCGGACGCTCGCGTCATGTCCAGGGTTCTGGCCCGCGCCGAGGCGGCGCACAAGTGGGTTGTGGTCACGGGTTGGACACCGCACTGGATATTCGGTGAGTGGCGGCTTCGCTTTCTCCAGGACCCCAAGGACGTGCTGGGCTCGCGGCAACATGTCGATGCGCTGGTGCGCGACGGCTTTCGCGACGATTATCCGCAGGTTGCGGCCATACTGTCACGAATGCACCTGGGGCTGCCGGAGTTACAGGATGCGATGCTCGATGCTCACAACAATGGCTATGCGACGGCAGTACAGGACTTCCTGGCTCGGCATGCCGCTCAGGTGGCGCAATGGACGGCGCCCGGCAAGCGCCATTGA
- a CDS encoding MFS transporter produces the protein MTLSSRGVAAVFIGLAAAFAINMMGTTLPTPLYPIYQEQLGFSELMITVIFAVYAVGVIAALIITGSWSDQIGRRPMLALGLIFSAASAVAFIWGGALAPLLIGRLLSGFSAGIFTGTATVAVVEMAPRQWREQATLVATAANMGGLGLGPFVAGILAQYAPAPLLLCFVLDLVLVALAMVVLYLAPETTRKPDRPRLTIRKPAVPPGVRGVFVPAAIAGFAGFAVMGLFTAVAPAFIGKVLGYSNHALTGSVVFMLFIGSTIGQTLQSRLPRPARLPVGCLGLIIGMGFLIAAIESGSLTLMIFAGAIAGAGQGASFRAGMGEITAASPAERRAEVASTFFVVAYVAISIPVVGLGLMARACGLPTAGVIFASAVALLSLISAVSLLARQRARTETAAP, from the coding sequence ATGACTTTGTCGTCCCGTGGCGTCGCCGCCGTGTTCATCGGCCTGGCGGCAGCATTCGCCATCAACATGATGGGCACCACATTGCCCACCCCGCTGTATCCGATCTATCAGGAGCAGCTTGGCTTCTCCGAACTCATGATCACGGTGATTTTCGCCGTGTACGCGGTCGGCGTGATCGCCGCGTTAATCATCACCGGCAGTTGGTCCGACCAGATCGGTCGCCGGCCGATGCTGGCGCTCGGTCTCATTTTTTCTGCGGCCAGCGCGGTCGCCTTCATCTGGGGCGGCGCGCTTGCGCCCCTGCTGATCGGCCGGCTGCTGTCCGGTTTCTCGGCCGGGATCTTTACCGGCACCGCCACGGTCGCCGTGGTGGAAATGGCGCCACGCCAATGGCGCGAACAGGCGACACTGGTGGCGACTGCCGCCAATATGGGCGGGCTCGGCCTTGGTCCGTTCGTGGCCGGTATCCTGGCGCAATACGCGCCGGCGCCGCTGCTACTGTGTTTCGTGCTTGACCTGGTGCTGGTCGCCCTGGCGATGGTAGTGCTCTACCTGGCGCCGGAGACCACGCGAAAGCCGGACCGGCCCCGGCTGACGATTCGCAAACCGGCCGTACCGCCCGGGGTTCGCGGCGTGTTCGTTCCCGCGGCGATCGCCGGTTTTGCCGGCTTTGCCGTCATGGGTCTGTTCACGGCCGTGGCACCCGCGTTTATCGGCAAGGTTCTGGGCTACAGCAATCACGCGCTGACCGGAAGCGTGGTTTTCATGCTTTTCATCGGCTCGACGATCGGTCAGACGCTTCAGTCCCGACTGCCGCGACCGGCGCGTCTGCCTGTTGGTTGCCTTGGGCTGATTATCGGTATGGGGTTTCTGATCGCGGCGATTGAATCCGGGTCACTGACACTGATGATTTTCGCCGGCGCCATCGCCGGTGCCGGGCAGGGCGCGTCGTTCCGGGCCGGCATGGGCGAGATCACCGCGGCCAGTCCGGCGGAGCGCCGTGCCGAAGTGGCTTCCACGTTCTTCGTGGTTGCCTACGTGGCGATCTCTATTCCGGTGGTGGGGCTCGGCTTGATGGCGCGGGCCTGCGGATTGCCCACAGCGGGCGTCATCTTCGCCTCGGCGGTGGCCTTGCTGTCGTTGATTTCGGCGGTCAGCCTGCTGGCGCGTCAGCGTGCGCGAACGGAGACGGCAGCACCCTGA
- a CDS encoding ABC transporter ATP-binding protein/permease — protein MNRHARSDERAVRCAEWRRLVALTPYLRAHTPRVALAMAFLMAAKGASVLLPIALKHIVDSLDRSEHSAALVLPLGLLLAYGALRLASTLFGQIRDLVFGRVTERTMHQVALAVFSHLHRLDLEFHLSRRTGGLSRDIERGLGGIRFLLRFMLFNILPTAFEIGLVAAILFYYYSIWFTLIVLVSVVAYVAVTAALTEWRTRHVRESNRLDTAANTRAVDTLLNYETVKYFGNEAFEADRYDAELGRWADAMARARRSLGVLNTLQALVIALAMTAIMILAGRRVVAGSMTLGDLTMVNAYMLQLFLPLSALGFVYRELKKAMADTARMFALIDIEPEITETADARPLRTNQPEIVFEDVHFGYSSERKILRGVDLVARPGAKVAVVGHSGAGKSTLARLLFRFYDVDGGAIRIDGTDIRELTLASLRATIGVVPQDTVLFNDTIEYNIAYGAPDRADGPAIERAARMAHLDDFIARLPDGMQTLVGERGLKLSGGEKQRIAIARAILKNPAILVFDEATSSLDSEAERAITHALAELAADHTTLVIAHRLSTVVDADQIVVLDAGRVAEQGRHAELLAAGGRYARMWQLQQHDDPAEDAAQGAAVSVRAR, from the coding sequence TTGAATCGCCACGCCCGGTCCGACGAGCGCGCGGTGCGCTGCGCCGAATGGCGACGGCTGGTGGCACTAACACCCTACCTGCGCGCGCATACGCCGCGCGTAGCGCTGGCCATGGCCTTTCTGATGGCGGCCAAGGGCGCTTCCGTGCTGCTGCCGATCGCGCTCAAGCATATCGTCGACAGCCTGGATCGCTCGGAGCATAGCGCCGCCCTGGTGCTGCCGCTCGGCCTGTTGCTGGCCTACGGCGCGCTGCGTCTGGCCTCCACCCTGTTCGGTCAGATCCGTGACCTGGTGTTCGGCCGGGTGACCGAGCGCACCATGCATCAGGTCGCGCTCGCCGTCTTTTCGCACCTGCATCGGCTGGATCTGGAGTTCCATCTGTCGCGACGTACCGGCGGCCTGTCGCGCGATATCGAGCGCGGCCTCGGCGGCATTCGTTTCCTGCTGCGCTTCATGCTGTTCAATATCCTGCCGACTGCGTTCGAGATCGGCCTGGTCGCGGCAATCCTGTTCTATTACTACTCGATCTGGTTCACCCTGATCGTGCTGGTGAGCGTGGTCGCTTACGTGGCGGTCACCGCCGCACTCACCGAATGGCGCACCCGGCATGTCCGCGAATCCAACCGGCTGGATACCGCGGCCAATACACGCGCGGTCGATACCCTGCTCAACTACGAGACCGTGAAGTATTTCGGCAACGAAGCCTTCGAAGCCGATCGCTACGATGCGGAGCTCGGCCGCTGGGCCGATGCCATGGCACGCGCTCGACGCTCACTCGGCGTGCTCAACACGTTGCAGGCGCTGGTGATCGCGCTCGCGATGACCGCGATCATGATTCTGGCCGGTCGGCGCGTGGTCGCCGGCAGCATGACGCTCGGCGATCTCACCATGGTCAATGCCTACATGCTGCAGCTGTTTCTGCCGCTGTCGGCGCTTGGCTTCGTCTATCGCGAGTTGAAGAAGGCGATGGCCGACACCGCGCGCATGTTCGCGCTGATCGATATCGAGCCGGAAATTACCGAGACTGCGGATGCCCGGCCGCTGCGCACGAATCAGCCGGAAATCGTGTTCGAGGATGTCCATTTCGGCTATTCCAGCGAGCGCAAGATCCTGCGCGGCGTGGATCTGGTGGCCCGGCCCGGCGCCAAGGTGGCCGTGGTCGGGCACAGCGGGGCCGGCAAGTCGACGCTGGCGCGCCTGCTGTTCCGTTTCTACGACGTCGACGGCGGCGCGATCCGGATCGACGGTACCGACATCCGCGAGCTGACGCTCGCCAGCCTGCGCGCCACGATCGGGGTGGTGCCGCAGGACACGGTGCTGTTCAACGACACCATCGAATACAACATCGCCTACGGCGCGCCCGATCGCGCCGACGGTCCCGCGATCGAGCGCGCCGCGCGCATGGCCCATCTCGACGACTTCATCGCCCGGCTGCCGGATGGCATGCAGACGCTGGTCGGCGAGCGCGGGCTGAAACTCTCGGGCGGCGAGAAACAACGCATCGCCATTGCCCGCGCCATTCTCAAGAACCCGGCGATCCTGGTGTTCGACGAAGCCACGTCGTCACTCGACAGCGAGGCCGAGCGCGCGATCACCCACGCCCTGGCCGAACTCGCCGCCGACCACACCACGCTGGTGATCGCCCATCGCCTGTCCACCGTGGTCGACGCCGACCAGATCGTGGTGCTCGACGCCGGCCGTGTAGCCGAACAGGGCCGTCACGCCGAGCTGCTCGCCGCCGGCGGCCGCTATGCGCGCATGTGGCAGCTACAGCAACACGACGACCCGGCGGAAGACGCGGCTCAGGGTGCTGCCGTCTCCGTTCGCGCACGCTGA
- a CDS encoding lipocalin family protein: MSRLRFLLPIIVLLSLSACSVMPKPGFPREHDVDLNRFMGPWYVIAHIPPSKTKNAYNEIERYSRGQGNTIHVKFTYREGGFNGKKHTMTPTGTVIDGSGNAVWAMHFYHVLRLQYVISYVSPNYDSTIIARSKRDYVWIMARTPHISEKRYKALVQRVKNIGYDTSKLRKVPQQPLSERHDL, encoded by the coding sequence ATGTCCCGTCTTCGTTTTCTGCTGCCGATCATTGTCCTGCTGTCGTTGTCGGCGTGCAGTGTCATGCCCAAGCCGGGCTTCCCGCGCGAGCACGATGTCGATCTCAATCGTTTCATGGGCCCCTGGTATGTGATCGCGCACATCCCGCCGTCCAAGACCAAGAATGCCTACAACGAGATCGAGCGATATTCGCGCGGCCAGGGCAACACGATCCACGTGAAGTTCACCTATCGCGAAGGCGGCTTCAACGGCAAGAAACACACCATGACGCCCACCGGCACGGTGATCGATGGTAGCGGCAACGCAGTCTGGGCCATGCATTTCTACCATGTCCTGCGCCTGCAGTATGTGATCTCCTACGTCAGCCCGAACTACGACAGCACCATCATCGCGCGCAGCAAGCGCGACTATGTCTGGATCATGGCGCGTACGCCGCACATTAGTGAAAAACGCTACAAGGCATTGGTGCAGCGCGTGAAGAACATAGGCTACGACACCAGCAAACTGAGAAAGGTGCCGCAGCAGCCGTTGTCCGAACGCCACGACCTGTGA
- a CDS encoding sodium:alanine symporter family protein, which yields MTLIQTLEQAVNAVINPVSGFIWNYILTYLLLGAGLVFTIATRGLQFRLLAHMAALVFTEKGSGKGVSSFQALATSLAARVGTGNLAGVALALFAGGPGAIFWMWMTALVGIATTFIECTLAQVYKVHHGDGIYRGGPAYYIERALGQRWMSIVFAVFLIIAYGFAFCGAQANTIAQGIEGGFGVPNWVTAIVLVILTAVVIYGGIKSIARTAEKIVPIMAVGYFLVAAYILVANYAQVPSMLALIVKSAFGYGPVAGGAAGYAVAAALKNGVQRGLFSNEAGMGSTPNAAATAEVKHPAAQGLVQAFGVVIDTLIICSCTAVVILLSGVYDHILQAHAAGQSLEGIKLTQDAMQYHLGAFGEWFIALAIFFFAYSSILANFAYTEINVDYLFGKYGDTMIAWLRPFLLAMVFIGSVATLSFVWNFADFAMGLMATTNLVAILLLFPIALRVLRDYEKQRRTGTGDPVFNKRVLEKPEQVEPGIWD from the coding sequence ATGACGCTCATCCAGACGCTGGAACAGGCCGTGAATGCGGTAATCAATCCAGTCAGTGGTTTTATCTGGAACTACATCCTCACCTACTTGCTGCTGGGCGCCGGCCTGGTGTTCACCATTGCCACCCGCGGCCTGCAATTCCGGTTGCTGGCACACATGGCGGCACTGGTGTTCACCGAGAAAGGCAGCGGCAAGGGCGTGAGCTCGTTCCAGGCGCTGGCGACCTCGCTGGCCGCCCGCGTGGGCACCGGCAATCTGGCCGGTGTGGCCCTGGCGTTGTTCGCCGGCGGGCCGGGGGCCATCTTCTGGATGTGGATGACCGCGCTGGTGGGCATCGCCACCACCTTCATCGAGTGCACCCTCGCGCAGGTCTACAAGGTGCACCACGGCGACGGCATCTATCGCGGCGGACCCGCTTATTATATCGAGCGGGCGCTCGGCCAGCGCTGGATGAGTATCGTGTTCGCCGTGTTTCTGATCATCGCCTACGGCTTTGCCTTCTGCGGCGCCCAGGCGAACACCATCGCGCAAGGCATCGAGGGCGGCTTCGGGGTGCCCAACTGGGTGACCGCGATCGTGCTGGTGATCCTTACCGCCGTCGTCATCTACGGCGGTATCAAGTCGATCGCGCGCACCGCCGAGAAGATCGTGCCGATCATGGCCGTCGGGTACTTTCTGGTCGCGGCCTATATCCTGGTTGCGAACTACGCGCAGGTACCGAGCATGCTGGCACTGATCGTGAAATCGGCGTTCGGCTACGGTCCGGTCGCCGGGGGTGCGGCCGGCTATGCGGTGGCCGCCGCGCTCAAGAACGGTGTGCAGCGCGGCCTGTTCTCGAACGAGGCCGGCATGGGCTCGACCCCGAACGCCGCCGCGACCGCTGAGGTCAAGCACCCGGCAGCCCAGGGGCTGGTGCAGGCATTCGGCGTGGTCATCGATACGCTGATCATCTGCAGCTGTACGGCGGTAGTGATTCTGCTTTCGGGTGTTTACGACCATATCCTGCAGGCCCATGCGGCCGGCCAGTCGCTGGAGGGCATCAAACTCACCCAGGATGCGATGCAGTATCACCTCGGCGCCTTCGGCGAATGGTTCATCGCGCTGGCGATCTTCTTTTTCGCCTACAGCTCGATCCTGGCAAACTTCGCCTACACCGAGATCAACGTCGACTACCTGTTCGGCAAGTACGGGGACACCATGATCGCCTGGCTGCGGCCCTTTCTGCTGGCCATGGTCTTCATCGGCTCGGTGGCCACGCTGAGCTTCGTCTGGAATTTCGCGGACTTCGCCATGGGGCTGATGGCCACGACCAATCTGGTGGCGATCCTGCTGCTGTTCCCGATCGCGCTGCGCGTACTGCGGGACTACGAAAAACAGCGCCGCACCGGCACCGGCGATCCGGTCTTCAACAAGCGGGTGCTCGAGAAACCGGAGCAGGTCGAACCCGGTATCTGGGACTGA